TTTGATGCACAAAAAGTCTACGATATTTTGGATTCACTAGAAGTTTTGAGAAAGCCAATCAAAGAATACTTTGACATGACCGAAGATAGCTATTACCAAAATGAATCAGATCACAGACTAACTTTACAAAATCCTGATCAAAAATTGAGCCAGTTGCATGACCGTGTTCAAGTTAATCATGTTGATGGTTCTTTAGCTGGACACAATATTAACTTTACTTATAACCACGAGGATCCTTATGCTGGCGGAGAATACAAAGTTAAGACCGATATCAATTTAGTAAGTTTTGCATTTACCGTTATTGGAGCTGTTTACGATAATACCATTGTCGCCGATGTTAGAAATTCTGTATCTAAAGATGCAATCCTTTCAATTGGATTAGCAGCAAGAGCCATTGAGGAATGGCAGAAATAATGAAATTATTATCAGTCAATGATTTATCATTGCAAAATGAGGGCTACTTTGCATTTAAGCATGTAGCTTTTTCTTTATCTCAAAATGAGATAGTCGGCATAAATGGCGATAATGGTAGCGGAAAAACCCAGCTTTTAGAGGCAATCGCGGATAACAAAAGCGTCGATAGCGGAAAAATACAGTATACTCCCGGCGTTAGAATCGGTTATCTGCCTCAAAATGATCCGCAGGTAATTGAACAGACAGTGAGAAAATATCTGGAAGAAGTTAGACGCTTGTCAAAGAAGTTAGCCGTGCGGTCTGATCAGTTAGAAAGTATGGTAACTTATTTGAAATTAGCACCATATTTAGATAGAAGTATCAGTCAACTTTCATTAGGATTACAGCGTAGAGTCGGATTTATAGCAGCCGTGGCAGGACATCCCAACGTCTTGTTGTTAGATGAACCTTTTATTTTTCAACCAAATGAGATAGTTCAAGGCATGGCAAGCATGCTGCAAGACTTAAAGGACAATGGTTCAGGCATAATTATTTCTCAGACAGAATTCTCAAGCGAGATGCAGTTGTTGTTAGATCAAGGCTATCAATTAAAAAATGGAGCTTTGATTAAGTCCGTTCTGCCTAAAAAGACTGATTATTTACTAGTATTTCATATCAATCCTAATTCGATTGCAATTACACATGAAATTACGCCGTATATCGTGAAGAATGCAAATAATCTTTTGGAAATGCGAGTACCAGTGAATTTAAAAGATATCATGGTAGGAAAAATGATTGCCCTCAATTATCAATTTGAGGAGGCTGAAGAGATTGAAAGTTAAAATTCTACTGAAAAGTTATTTACAATTTGTTTTCCAGGATTTCTTATACTTAACAATGCTATTTTCAATAATTATTTTTGGATTAACAGCCGATCAGTTGTTAAGTATTGATTATCATGAGAAATATAGCCTATTATTACTAGGGATGTTTTTTTTATCACTATTTTCAACTATGAACTTGTATCATAATGATAAAAAATATAATCATTATTTAAAACAAAAAGTCGACAGCTATTGGGCAGAAGTTTTAAGCCAATTTTTAACGATCTTAATCTTTAATATAATTGCGGGAATATTGATATTTATTTTTAGCTTGATTCTTGATGGAAATATTTTAATGGACCTATCGGGAATAATTGCTTTGATTTCCGTGGGTATTTTAGGTAGCGCAATTGCAACCCTTTTTAAAACACAATGGTATAGCCACTTCAGCTTAGGCCAGATTGGGACATTGGTGATGGTGTATTTAGCCTTATCCGGAAGCGTGATAGAGATTTTTCATCCATTTGAGATAATCTTTCCACCGCTTTCTAAAATGATTATTTCACTACACAGCAATATAGCCATCACGCAATTATTACCTCTAAGTGGACAGACAATTATTTATTCGTTGATATTGTTTATTGCTAGTTGCTTTATTTATAAAAGGAATAAGAGAAATTAAAAAAACTATTGCAATGTGGTATTATTTTTTGTTTTAATATCTTGATGAAGTAAGGAGTGATTACTTATGAGCAATATTTATTTACGTCAAGCCACACTTGACGATTTGCCAAGAATTATTGATATCATCGATGGCGCTAAGAAAACCTTACGGGACCGTGGCGTTGACCAATGGCAAGTAGGATATCCTGATCAAAATATATTAAAACAGGATATTCAAGAGGATATAAGTTATGTTTTAATACTAGATGGTGAGGTAGTCGGAGTAGCTGCTTTGCAACAAGGTTATGATAAGAATTATCAAGATATGACTTCAGGGTCATGGTCAAAGAATTCTGATGTGACTTACTCGATTATTCACCGAATAGCTGTTGAACCAGGACATCAAGGACAGCATTTATCTGCCTCCTTAATACAGCAGCTGTTGACCATATCGCATTATTTAGGTTATCAGGATGTACGTATTGACACGCATCCAGATAATTTAGTAATGCAGCATGTTATTACAAGTAATGGATTCGTTGAAAAGGGTACCATTACGATGGACGAAGATCATGGTGTTAGAAAAGCTTATCAGATTCTGTTAAAGTAAGCGTCGAAGGATTATTTTTTCTATCTTTGATATATAATTGAGCCATAACAAGACCATCGTGGAGATGGTTTTTTTACTATAATGTTTCTATAAGTATTGGATATTGGAGATCATAAAATTGAAAATCAAAAATATTGCAAGAAAGATGTTGACACCAAAGCCTTCAGAATTTGTATCGGCACAAACTGATATATTTTTAAAACGACTGAAGCCGCGACCCTTTGTTACTGATTACATAAGGGGCGTTTATGACAATAATGTAAAACCTAATGTCACAGATGATACAGTTACTCTGTCAGTCCTGACCGATACGCACGCTAAAGCATTAGCTAGTGCCTCGTATTATGGCATAAATGGTGCTCGTCACATTATTGAAGCTAACAATGTAAGCGACGCTGTTCATCTGGATTTGAATGTTCATCTTGGAGACTTGATCGACGGGAGCGACAAACCAGAGATCAGTCGTGGACTATTGCAATTTGCGGTGGAAAACTATCAAAGAAGTAAAGCACCATACTATATTCTTGAAGGAAATCACGACGAGAATGACAAGTATGATGAACATAGATTCTTTGGCTCCGCCTCATTCCATCGTGATGATTATGACTCTTTAGTAACTAAATATAATTTTGAGCAGCCAGAGATTCATCGTTTGAATCCCGTTTCTAAAGTGGGCTGGTATGATAAAAAAGATATTCGAATTATATTCATTGATACAAGTGACATTCCTTATATACTCAGTAACGGTTCGAAAAAATACGACTTTAAAAAAGTTCGTGGAGTAAGAGAACAACAGTTAGAAGATTTGACCGCTATTTTAGAGAAGACGATCGACAAACATGTGGTCATGATGGGGCATGCTAATATTATTAGTCCCAGTGGTCGCAGTGCGTTGAACTTTAATGGCGATCTTGTTCAAAGATTGTTGGTAGCCTTTAATAATAAAGATTCTGGTCAATTGAAGAATGAATTGACTGGAGATTTTGGCGTGAATTTACGCTATGACTTTTCGTCCACCGGCATTTCTAAAGTAACAACGTACATATGTGGTCATATGCATTATGAAAAAAACTACAAAGTTTCTGAAATTAATCATATAATATTAAATTGTTCGGCTTTGATGGGCAAGAAACATGGATTAACAACAGATTACAATAAAAAATGGGATAGACGTTATAATGAAATCTCGGAGTTAGCAGGTTATTTCATTAATATCGACCCGAACAAATTGCGCTTACAAATTTTCGGTTACGGAGCCGCTACAAGATATGTAAGTTTTGAAATATAAGGGAGAATTTTTATGTGTGGAATTGTCGGATTCGTAGATAAAAATATTACAGACAAGAAACCTGTAATTGAAGCTATGATGGATACGATCAAGCATCGTGGTCCAAATAGTTCTGGTGAACTAGAGGACGGCGATACTGCCCTAGGTTTTCGCCGCTTAAGTATTATTGATATTAGTAGTGGTATGCAACCTATTTATAATGAAGATAGATCAAAAGCTGTTATTTTTAACGGTGAGATTTATAACTATAAAGATGTTAGAAAAGAATTAAAGAAAGCAGGACACATTTTCAGTACAGATACCGATACCGAAGTTCTTCTACATGGTTTTGAAGAATGGGGTATTGAAGGTCTTTTGAAAAAGATTCGTGGAATGTTTGCCTTCGTAATTTATGATTTAAAAACCGGCGATATCACTGGCGCTAGAGATTTCTTCGGTATCAAACCCTTGTACTACTACAACCGTGAAGGTACCTTCATCTTTGGTTCAGAAATTAAGTCGTTCTTGAAGGAACCTAATTTTAAAAAGGAATTAAATAAGTCCGCTTTAAAACCATATTTAACTTTCCAATATTCAGCTTTACACGAGACATTTTTCAAGAATGTCTTCCGTATTCCTGAAGGTCATTACTTTACTTTTAAGAATGGTAAGTTGAGTATCAAGAAGTATTGGGATATGTCCTTTAAGGAAAATAATCTTTCCTTTGAAGAAACTGTTAAACGGATTGATAAATCAATTCGTGATTCAGTCAATGAACATTCAATTAGTGATGTACCAGTTGGCTCATTGTTATCAAGTGGTGTCGATTCAAGCTATGTAACGGCTATTTTAAAGCCACAGCACACGTATTCAATTGATTTTGATACAAGTACCTATGAAGAAGGAACAGCTGCTAAGATGTTGGCTGACAAATTAGGACTTGAAAACACTCGTGGTATCGTTACAAAGGAAGAGGCCGTTAAGTCAATTCCTTTGATCCAATATTACATGGATGAGCCCGACTCTAATCCTTCTTGTATTCCACTTTATTTCCTAACTAAATTAGCAAGTAAAGATGTTACAGTTATTCTTTCCGGTGAAGGAGCCGATGAATTGTTTGCTGGCTATGCCAACTATGGTTTCCATTCACATTCGAAAGTTATTCGTGTAGTAGCTGAAGATTTGAAACATTTGCCAAAGGGCGTTAAGTACAAGTTGGCTCATGGTTTGAAGAAAATGCCTAACTTCCCAGGTCGTTTGCATTTGTATGAATCAACGGCTAAGGCTGAAGAGTTCTTTATTGGACAAGCTAAGATTTTCACCGAAAAAGAAGCCGCTGATCTGGTTAAACCAGAATTTGAGAAGTCTCGTTCTGTCAAAGATATCGTTATGAGAAGCTATCGTAAAGTTAGTGGCTATAGCGATGAGGTTAAGAAGATGCAATATCTTGATCTTCACCAATTCATGTCAAATGATATCTTGTTAAAGGCCGATCGAATGAGTATGGCTAACTCAATGGAATTACGTGTACCATTCCTTGATAAAGAAGTTGCCAAAGTAGCTGCGGGCATTCCTACAAAATATCTTTTGAATAGTAAAGATAGTAAGTATGCTTTGCGTGTCGCTGCTGAGCGTGCTTTGCCTGATGAATGGGCTAAGCGTGAAAAACTTGGCTTCCCAGTGCCAATTCGTGATTGGATTAAGACTAAGGAAGTTTACGATAAGTTCCGTGCACTATTTAGTGCTGACTTTGCTGGTGAATTCTTTGATCAGGATGCCATTTTAAAGATGCTTGATGGCTGTTATAAGGGTGAAAATGATGATCGTCGTAAAGTTTGGACAATCTATACCTTCTTAGTTTGGTATAAAGTCTTCTTTATTGATGACGGTAAGAAACCTGACGTAGATCCTCAAGTAGTTGTTGATTAATAATTAAGTAAATACATACACAAAGACCGCAAATTCATCTTTATGGGTTTGCGGTCTTTACGTTGAATAGGCCATAAAATTAATATTATAATTTAAGAAAATAATAAGCCTGTTTAATTTAATACAAATGACGGACTCGTTGTGCTAAATTGAGTATGGTATAATTTTGTGTGAAATGTGTGTAATTTTAAAAATAGAATTAATATAGTAAGAGGTTGATCCCTATCGAAACTGAATCAGGAAAAAAATTCACACCCATACTTTTGGGTAGTGATATGAATGTTTACGGAATGGCACGTGCTTTCCATGAACTTTATGGGGGCACTGTTAAGGCCTATGCCGAAATACAATTGGCACCGACAAGATATACAAAAATCTTAAACTTAACTCTTCACCCAGGCTTTTCTGAAGACCCTGTTTTTATTGAAAAAATGCGTGAAATTGCTAAAGTTTACCAAGACCATAAAGAACCAGTTATTTTAATTGGTTGTGGGGATGGTTATGCCGAACTAATTAGCAAACATAAAGAAGAGTTATCTAAGACATTCGTATGTCCATACGTCGATTATGATTTATTGAAATCATTAAATAATAAAGAAAGCTTTTATCACGTTGCTGATAAGCATAATCTGCCACATCCATTGACGAAAATCATTACTAAAGATATGTATGAAAATAAGACTGACATGGATGTTCCATTTGAATTCCCAGTGGCTTTGAAGCCAGCTAACAGTGTGGAGTGGTTGGATATTCATTTTGAAGGACGTAAAAAAGCTTTCACAATTCATTCACAAGATGAATATATGACTATCGTTGGTAAGATTTATGATAATGGTTATAAGTCAGATTTGATCCTTCAAGACTTTATTCCAGGTGACGATTCTAATATGCGTGTGCTCAATGCTTATGTTGACCAAGAGCATCACGTCAAAATGATGTGTTTAGGACATCCTATTTTGGAAGACCCAACGCCACAATCAATCGGGAATTATGTGGCTATCATTCCCGAATTTAACCAAGATGTTTATGATCAAGTACAAAAATTCCTTGAAGATATTGAATTCACTGGTTACGCTAATTTTGATATGAAATATGATTCACGTGACAAGACATTTAAGTTCTTCGAAATTAACTTACGTCAAGGAAGAAGTAGTTTCTTTGTGACGCTCAATGGTTATAATCTTGCCAAATATGTGGTGGAAGATTATATTGAGGGTAGCTTAGAAAATGAACCAACTGTTTACGCTAACAAGAACAAAGCACAACACAAGCTTTGGCTAGGTGTGCCGGTCAAAGTCTTTACTAAGTACGCTGCTGATAATGAAGCTACTAAGTATGCTGACGAGTTGATCAAGCAAGATCGAGTTGGTACAACTGTTTTCTATAGCAAAGATAATTCCTTTAGACGTTGGTTGTTATTGACATATATGTTCCACAACTATGTGAAGAGATTCGATCAATACTTCCAAGAGAATAAAGGACGCGACTTCAAATAACTTGAGGGGGTTTTTAGATGGACGAATTAAAGGAATACAAAGTAAGAAAAATTGAGTATTCTAAGATTTTGATCTGTGTAGATTCAGATGATTTTGAGTCATCAAAAAATGCATTTAACTATGCTTGCTCTTTGGCAAAGCATTATGGTGCTGAATTAGGTATCGTTTCGGTACTTGAGACAGGTGACTTAAATATTTTTCAATCGCTAGACCCAGATGTACTAGCACAACGTCGAGAAGAGATTAAGGAACTTCTTGAAGTTTATGGTAAAAAAGCAAAAGACTACGGTGTAGAAAATGTTCACTTGATGGTTACAGAAGGTGGACCTGGCGCAGTCATTGCGGATAAAGTTATTCCTAAGTTTGGACCCGATTTGGTTATTGTGGGTGTGGAAAAGAAGAACCGCAACCGTAATACTATTGGTTCACAAGCTTCTAAGATCGTTAATGGTTCTGATGTTTCAGTCAGTGTCATTAGATAAAAAAAGTATATTTATTTCAATTAATTAAAAGATGTTGATGAAAAATCAGCGTCTTTTTTTGATTCTAAATATGAGATAAAAATGAAAATTATTCTAATAAAAGGTAATTAGTGATATAGTATTCTTTAAAAATATTAGGCGGTGAAGAATTTGTTAATGAATAAAGTTATCGGTGGTGCAGGGGATTTAATCAATGCTAAGCCTGCCGATTATAAGGATAATTTGTATTTAGCTGTCAACGGGGCTTGGCAACAAAAGGCTACTATTCCAGCTGACAAATCTCGGACTGGTGGCTTCACAGACCTTGATGAGGGTGTTGAAAAGACACTTATGAAAGATTTCCACGAGTTTGCTAACGATGAGGACAAAGTGGAAGATGCTAGACTTTTACAAGCAGTGAAATTATATCGCCTAGCCAATAATGTGGAACATTTAAGCAAGTTTCATCAACAACCAATTCTTAAGGATATGCAACGGATTACTGATTTGAAGAGCATTGATGATTTAGGCAAGAATTTAGCCCAATTATCAAAAAATGGTTTTCCATTGCCAATTGATATCAGTATTGAAGCCGATATGAAAGATACATCTAAAAATGTCGTTTATGTTAACGGTGCAGGTTTGATCTTGCCAGACAAGACATATTATGATGAAAAAAATGAATCAGGTAAGCAATTACTTGCTAAATATGCAGATGTTTCAGGACGCTTGTTATCTATGATTGGTTACCAATTGGATGAGGCTAAGGAAATCGTTGAAAAAGCTTTGAAATTTGATAAATCCTTAGTTCCAATCGTAAAGAGTTCCGAAGAATGGGCTGATTATACTAAATCTTATAACCCAATGAAATTTGATGAATTTGTAAATAAATCAAATATTTTAGATTTAAAGAATTTAGTAGTTGATCTAGTCAATGATACGCCAGAAAAAGTTATTATCACCGAACCAAGATATTTAGATAACTTAAACAAATTAGTTAATGCTGATACATTCGAGAATATTAAAGCATGGATGATGGTTAAGTTCTTAACTGGCAATGCCTCAATCCTTGATGAAGAATTCCGTCAAGTTATCGGCGAGTATAATTTAGCTTTAAGCGGTGCTAAAGAATTAAAGAACCGTACGAAGTATGCATATAATTTTGCTGCCGGAATTTTCAGTGAAGTCGTTGGCTTTTATTATGGTCAAAAATACTTTGGTCAAAAAGCCAAAGAAGACGTTCGTAGCATGGTTAAGAAAATGATTTCCATTTACGAACAAAGACTTTCTGAAAATACTTGGTTGAGTGAAGATACTAAGAAGAAAGCCATCGTTAAATTGGATAAGATTGTTATTAAAGTTGGCTATCCAGATAAGATTGATGAAGTTTATAGCAAATTTGAGATCAATGAAAATGATTCCTTGTATGATAACGTATCACGTATTAAAAAGATCATGACCCAAGATCAATTAGATCAATACAAGAAACCAGTTGATAGAACTAAGTGGTTAATGCCAGGACACATGGTCAACGCTTGCTATGATCCATCAAGAAACGATATCACCTTCCCAGCAGCCATTTTGCAAGCACCATTCTATAGCTTGGAACAAACAAGTACCCAAAACTTCGGTGGAATCGGAGCCGTTATCGCCCATGAAATTTCTCATGCCTTCGATAACAACGGTGCTCAGTTTGACGAATATGGAAATATGAACAACTGGTGGACTAAAGAAGATTACGCTAAGTTCAAGAAGTTAACACAAAAGATGATTGACGAATTCGAAGGCATCCCTTATGCCGGACATAAAGTTAACGGAAAATTAGTAGTCAGCGAAAATGTAGCCGACGTCGGTGGATTGAGATGTGCCTTAGAAGCAGCTAAGTCAGAATCAGATTTTGATGACAAAGCATTCTTCATCAATTGGGCTAGAGTTTGGAGAAACAAGTCAACACAACAATTGACAGAAATGTTCCTATCAATCGACGTCCACGCTCCAGCACCATTAAGAGCCAACGTCCAAGCACAAAACATGGACGAATTCTATGACGCCTTTAACGTTACAGAAAAAGACGGCATGTGGTTAGATAAAGATAAGAGAGTTAATATCTGGTAAAGAGGGCGTAGCAGGGGCGATTAACCCACGAGGATTTGCCTAAGGATTGAAATTGCACGCGTTTCTTGCGTGTGATTCCAATCCTGTAGCAAAGCACAGGAAGGTGTTGTCAAAAACGCTTATGTCGCATACTTGGAAAGAAGCGGGCAGAAAAGCCCCAGGCACTAAAAAACTTCTATGCGTATAATATTCTGTAACAAGGCTCTATATGACTTACAAAAATAATCTAAAAAAAAGGAACAGGGAAAATCCCCGTTCCTTTTTTATACATTAAAGCTATTTTAATTATATTAGAGCAAGTGTTATAGTATTCATTAATTTAAATTATGGGGTGAATGAGATTGTTTACAAAGAAGATAATAGGTGGAGCTGGAGATTTAACTAACGGTGCACCAACAGATTACAAAGATAATTTATATTTAGCCGTAAATGGGGCTTGGCAAGAGAAGGCTGAAATACCAGCAGATAAGTCTAGTGCTGGAGCTTCAATGGATTTGGATATGTTAATTGAAAAAGAATTAATGAAAGATTTTAAAAATTTGGCAGCGGATGATCAACAAATCAAAAGCAGTGAGTTTTTACAAGCTATCAAGTTGTACCGTTTAGCTAAAAATGTTGGTTTTCTCAAGGAGTTTCACGAAAAAACAATTCTAAAAGATTTGAAACGACTCGAAGATTTGAAGAATCTAGAAGATTTTAATCAAAATATTGCACAATTAGCCGAGGATAATTTTATTCTACCGACAAATATTTGGATTAGTGCTGACATGAAGAATACCTCTAAAAATGCTGCATATGTTGATGGTGCCGATTTGATTTTGCCCGATAATAATTATTATGCACCAGATAATGAATCAGGTAAGAAATTGCTTGCCAAATATGCAGAAGTTGCTCAAAAACTTTTGACGATGGTTGGCTATAGTTTAGAAAACGCTGAATCAACTGTTGAAAAGGCTTTGAAATTTGATAAAACACTCGTCCCTATCGTTAAGACATCA
This sequence is a window from Companilactobacillus alimentarius DSM 20249. Protein-coding genes within it:
- a CDS encoding carboxylate--amine ligase — its product is MNVYGMARAFHELYGGTVKAYAEIQLAPTRYTKILNLTLHPGFSEDPVFIEKMREIAKVYQDHKEPVILIGCGDGYAELISKHKEELSKTFVCPYVDYDLLKSLNNKESFYHVADKHNLPHPLTKIITKDMYENKTDMDVPFEFPVALKPANSVEWLDIHFEGRKKAFTIHSQDEYMTIVGKIYDNGYKSDLILQDFIPGDDSNMRVLNAYVDQEHHVKMMCLGHPILEDPTPQSIGNYVAIIPEFNQDVYDQVQKFLEDIEFTGYANFDMKYDSRDKTFKFFEINLRQGRSSFFVTLNGYNLAKYVVEDYIEGSLENEPTVYANKNKAQHKLWLGVPVKVFTKYAADNEATKYADELIKQDRVGTTVFYSKDNSFRRWLLLTYMFHNYVKRFDQYFQENKGRDFK
- a CDS encoding metallophosphoesterase family protein — protein: MLTPKPSEFVSAQTDIFLKRLKPRPFVTDYIRGVYDNNVKPNVTDDTVTLSVLTDTHAKALASASYYGINGARHIIEANNVSDAVHLDLNVHLGDLIDGSDKPEISRGLLQFAVENYQRSKAPYYILEGNHDENDKYDEHRFFGSASFHRDDYDSLVTKYNFEQPEIHRLNPVSKVGWYDKKDIRIIFIDTSDIPYILSNGSKKYDFKKVRGVREQQLEDLTAILEKTIDKHVVMMGHANIISPSGRSALNFNGDLVQRLLVAFNNKDSGQLKNELTGDFGVNLRYDFSSTGISKVTTYICGHMHYEKNYKVSEINHIILNCSALMGKKHGLTTDYNKKWDRRYNEISELAGYFINIDPNKLRLQIFGYGAATRYVSFEI
- a CDS encoding GNAT family N-acetyltransferase, translating into MSNIYLRQATLDDLPRIIDIIDGAKKTLRDRGVDQWQVGYPDQNILKQDIQEDISYVLILDGEVVGVAALQQGYDKNYQDMTSGSWSKNSDVTYSIIHRIAVEPGHQGQHLSASLIQQLLTISHYLGYQDVRIDTHPDNLVMQHVITSNGFVEKGTITMDEDHGVRKAYQILLK
- a CDS encoding M13 family metallopeptidase, whose translation is MNKVIGGAGDLINAKPADYKDNLYLAVNGAWQQKATIPADKSRTGGFTDLDEGVEKTLMKDFHEFANDEDKVEDARLLQAVKLYRLANNVEHLSKFHQQPILKDMQRITDLKSIDDLGKNLAQLSKNGFPLPIDISIEADMKDTSKNVVYVNGAGLILPDKTYYDEKNESGKQLLAKYADVSGRLLSMIGYQLDEAKEIVEKALKFDKSLVPIVKSSEEWADYTKSYNPMKFDEFVNKSNILDLKNLVVDLVNDTPEKVIITEPRYLDNLNKLVNADTFENIKAWMMVKFLTGNASILDEEFRQVIGEYNLALSGAKELKNRTKYAYNFAAGIFSEVVGFYYGQKYFGQKAKEDVRSMVKKMISIYEQRLSENTWLSEDTKKKAIVKLDKIVIKVGYPDKIDEVYSKFEINENDSLYDNVSRIKKIMTQDQLDQYKKPVDRTKWLMPGHMVNACYDPSRNDITFPAAILQAPFYSLEQTSTQNFGGIGAVIAHEISHAFDNNGAQFDEYGNMNNWWTKEDYAKFKKLTQKMIDEFEGIPYAGHKVNGKLVVSENVADVGGLRCALEAAKSESDFDDKAFFINWARVWRNKSTQQLTEMFLSIDVHAPAPLRANVQAQNMDEFYDAFNVTEKDGMWLDKDKRVNIW
- a CDS encoding universal stress protein, translated to MDELKEYKVRKIEYSKILICVDSDDFESSKNAFNYACSLAKHYGAELGIVSVLETGDLNIFQSLDPDVLAQRREEIKELLEVYGKKAKDYGVENVHLMVTEGGPGAVIADKVIPKFGPDLVIVGVEKKNRNRNTIGSQASKIVNGSDVSVSVIR
- a CDS encoding ATP-binding cassette domain-containing protein, which gives rise to MAEIMKLLSVNDLSLQNEGYFAFKHVAFSLSQNEIVGINGDNGSGKTQLLEAIADNKSVDSGKIQYTPGVRIGYLPQNDPQVIEQTVRKYLEEVRRLSKKLAVRSDQLESMVTYLKLAPYLDRSISQLSLGLQRRVGFIAAVAGHPNVLLLDEPFIFQPNEIVQGMASMLQDLKDNGSGIIISQTEFSSEMQLLLDQGYQLKNGALIKSVLPKKTDYLLVFHINPNSIAITHEITPYIVKNANNLLEMRVPVNLKDIMVGKMIALNYQFEEAEEIES
- the asnB gene encoding asparagine synthase (glutamine-hydrolyzing); the encoded protein is MCGIVGFVDKNITDKKPVIEAMMDTIKHRGPNSSGELEDGDTALGFRRLSIIDISSGMQPIYNEDRSKAVIFNGEIYNYKDVRKELKKAGHIFSTDTDTEVLLHGFEEWGIEGLLKKIRGMFAFVIYDLKTGDITGARDFFGIKPLYYYNREGTFIFGSEIKSFLKEPNFKKELNKSALKPYLTFQYSALHETFFKNVFRIPEGHYFTFKNGKLSIKKYWDMSFKENNLSFEETVKRIDKSIRDSVNEHSISDVPVGSLLSSGVDSSYVTAILKPQHTYSIDFDTSTYEEGTAAKMLADKLGLENTRGIVTKEEAVKSIPLIQYYMDEPDSNPSCIPLYFLTKLASKDVTVILSGEGADELFAGYANYGFHSHSKVIRVVAEDLKHLPKGVKYKLAHGLKKMPNFPGRLHLYESTAKAEEFFIGQAKIFTEKEAADLVKPEFEKSRSVKDIVMRSYRKVSGYSDEVKKMQYLDLHQFMSNDILLKADRMSMANSMELRVPFLDKEVAKVAAGIPTKYLLNSKDSKYALRVAAERALPDEWAKREKLGFPVPIRDWIKTKEVYDKFRALFSADFAGEFFDQDAILKMLDGCYKGENDDRRKVWTIYTFLVWYKVFFIDDGKKPDVDPQVVVD